TATTGTTATTCCTGATTCATGTAGTTTGTCAAACAGATCTAGCACATCTTCAGTCGTTGTTGAATCTAGTGCACCGGTTGGTTCGTCTGCTAACAGTATTGCAGGTTTGTTTATCATAGCCCTAGCAATTGCTACTCGCTGTTGTTGACCTCCTGATAATTGATTAGGGCGATTATTCATTCTTTCAGCAAGACCAACTTGTTTTAGGGCATTCTTACCTCTCTCTATTCTTTGCTCAGGAGCAATACCTGCATAAATCATTGGTAAAATTACGTTCTCAAGTGCTGTTGCGTCTGATAGCAGATGAAATTGCTGAAAAACGAATCCTAATTTTTGGTTACGTATCTCTGCAAGCTCATCATCAGATAAATTCTCAACTGGGATACCATTTAATTTATAAATACCTTCTGATGGCCTATCTAGACATCCAATAATGTTCATAGCAGTACTTTTACCCGAGCCACTAGCTCCCATTACAGCTAAATAGTCACCTTTAAAAATTTCTAAGTTTATACTATCTAGAGCTTTAACAGTTAAATCACCCTTTCCATATGTTTTAGATATTCTTTCTAAAGTTGCTACTTTCTTAGGCATTTATTGGGAAGTTCTTTAGGAAATATTGTTTGTTATGGCAATAATATCTTGTAAAAAAGGCGTTTCTGAAACTGCTGTGTTAGCTAATTTAAAAAGAGGGTTAGAAAGGATCCCCCCTAGAGCTGTGACCCCCACACAGGTATAAAGTGCAATTCTCAAGGGAGGTAATCCTACAACCTCCCAATTTGTTTCAGGATATGATTTGACTATCTCAGAAGCTTCCTGAGGTTCTTTTACTACCATCATTTTTATTACTGAAATATAGTAATAAATAGAGATAACTGAAGTTACTAGCCCAACTATTACTAATAAATATTGATGATTAGCCCAACCAGCAAAGAATAAATATATCTTTCCAAAAAATCCTAACATTGGAGGTAAACCTCCAAGAGAAAGAAGACAAAGGCTTAAGCCTAATGTAATCAGAGGATCTTTTTGGTAAAGTCCTGAGTAATCAATAATTCTGTCAGAACCAGTTCTTAGAGAAAATAGTATTACACATGAAAATGCACCCAAATTCATAAATAAATATGCAGCTAAATATAAAACTGAAGCTGATAAACCGTCTTGAGTACCAGATACTATTCCAATCATTACAAATCCTGCTTGTCCAATAGAACTGTAAGCTAACATCCTTTTCATTGAGGTTTGAGCAAGGGCCACAACATTTCCTAGAGCCATACTCAATATGGCTAATATAGTAAATAAAAGTTTCCATTCTTCATCGAAAGAAGAAAAAGTAGTGCTCAATATTCTTATTGCAAATGCAAACCCTGCTGTCTTTGATCCAACAGATAAAAAAGCTACTACAGGTGTAGGTGATCCCTCATACACATCAGGAGTCCATTGATGAAAGGGAACTGCAGCGATTTTAAATGCAACAGTTGACAATACAAATACAAGAGCTAAGGAAGTAATAAATGATGGTTTGTTTATAATCTCTAAACCAATTATTTCTAAGTTTGTTGAACCACTTAATCCATAAAGAAAAGAGGAGCCATACAAATAAACTGCAGCAGCAGCTGACCCAACTAGCAGATATTTTAAAGCTGCCTCTGAACTTCTTGGATCCCTCTTTAGATAACCAGAGAGTAAATAGCTTGCTACCGATAAAGTCTCCAGAGATATAAATACACTAATGAGGTCAGTAGATCCACACAAAAGCATTGCTCCTAGAGTTGCCGAAAGAATTATCGCTGCGAACTCGCCAATAGGGCTGCCACTTTGTTCTGTATAACGCCAACTTATAAGTAATGAAACTAAAGTTGATAAAGATATTATTGCTCTGAATGCGATTGCTAAATTATCTGAATTAAAGGAACCAAGAAATGCACTATTTACTGGATTACTCCATTGCAATGCCAAGCTAAATAGAGAACTGCCAATTGATAAATAGCAAATTATTGGTGCCCACTTTGAGGCGGTTTTTTCTCCTGCTAAATCTACAAGAAGAGTCCCAACAATACCTAGTAAAATAAAAGCCTCTGGAATAATGGCTTGAGCATTTAAATTAATTGTAAAGATTTCGTTGGGCACTTTATTAAATTGGATTAAATTAGATGTTTGATTGTAAGAGTCAAAGAGTTAATCTTAACTTAATTATAATTTGTGGGTATGAGTTTTGAAATTTTCAGGAGAAATTACTTGAAAAAGCTTCAAATAAACATAATATGCCCTAACTGAACAAAAACACCAATTTTTGAAATAAACCTTGGATCACACACTTGTTATTGTTGAAAGTCCCACCAAAGCAAAAACCATAAGAAAGTTTTTGCCTTCTAATTATGAAGTTCTTGCTTCAATGGGGCATGTAAGAGATCTTCCAAAAGGAGCTGCTGAAATCCCTGCTGCAGTAAAAAAGGAAAAATGGTCAAGGATAGGAGTTAATACAACAGAGGATTTTGAACCACTTTATATAGTTCCAAAAGATAAGAAAAAGGTTGTTAAAGAGCTGAAAGATGCATTGAAAGGTGCTACCCAACTATTACTGGCAACTGATGAAGATAGAGAGGGAGAGAGTATTAGCTGGCATCTTCTGCAAATACTTAATCCTAAAATACCTACTAAGAGAATGGTTTTTCATGAAATTACAAAAAAGGCAATTAAAAAAGCTTTAGATCAAACAAGAGAAATTGATATGGAACTTGTCCAGGCTCAAGAAACAAGAAGAATCTTGGACAGGCTTTTTGGATATGAATTATCTCCTTTACTTTGGAAGAAGGTGGCTCCCCGATTATCTGCTGGACGTGTTCAATCAGTTTCTGTAAGACTTCTTGTTAGAAGAGAGAGAGAAAGAAGATCCTTTAAAAAAGCTAGTTACTGGGGGATTAAAGCTTCTCTAGTAAAAGATAATGTTACTTTCGAAACTAAATTATTTAGCTTGAACGGTCAAAGAATTTGTAATGGTTCCGATTTCGATGAACAGACCGGCAAATTAAAACAAGGAAATAAATCTTTGATAATTGAAGAAGAAAAGGTAAATGATTTATTGAAGACTTTTTCCTCTGAGGATTGGTTAGTCTCAAAAATCGAAAAAAAACCATCCACTCGCAAGCCAGTTCCTCCATTTACAACTAGTACATTGCAACAAGAAGCAAATAGGAAGCTTCGTTTGTCTGCAAGAGAAACTATGAGATGTGCACAAGGGCTATATGAGAGAGGTTTCATAACATATATGAGGACTGATTCAGTCCATCTTTCCGAACAAGCCACAAGAGCTGCTAGAGAATGTGTCAGTACAATGTATGGAAAAGAATATTTATCTGACTCACCAAGACAATTTAATTCAACGGCAAGAAATGCTCAAGAAGCACACGAAGCTATTAGGCCAGCAGGTGAGGTATTTAAAACACCAAAGGAAACTAACCTGACTGGTAGAGATTTATCTCTTTACGATTTAATTTGGAAAAGAACTGTAGCTAGTCAAATGGCCGAAGCTAGGCTAACAATGATTAATGCTGAAATTAGTGTGGGGGATGGATTATTTAAATCTAGCGGGAAAAGTATTGATTTCGCGGGATTCTTCAGAGCTTATGTGGAGGGAAGTGATGACCCAAGTTCATCCCTTGAACAACAAGAAATTATTCTCCCAAACTTAATAACTGGAACATGTCTTGAAGTTACCAATCAGGAATCTACTTTTCATGAAACTAAACCACCTGCAAGATATACAGAGGCTGCATTAGTTAAAGTTCTTGAAAAAGAAGGGATTGGAAGACCTTCTACCTACGCAAGCATTATTGGGACAATTGTGGATAGAGGTTATGCAAATATATCTTCCAATACTTTAGCTCCAACGTTTACAGCTTTTGCTGTTACCGCTTTATTAGAAGAACATTTTCCTGATCTAGTTGATACTACGTTTACTGCAAAAATGGAATCTTCATTGGATGAAATATCTTCAGGTAATCTTGAGTGGCTACCATACCTCGAGACTTTCTATAAAGGTAAAAATGGTCTGGAGGTGAAAGTTCAGAAAACAGAGGGTGATATTGATGGTAAAGCTTATAGACAAGTTGATTTCGAAGATCTTCCTTGCGTAGTCAGAATTGGCTCTAATGGACCTTGGCTAGAGGGTACAAAAATTGATGAATCTGGTAATGAAATTCAGGCTAAAGGTAATCTTCCAATGGATATTACTCCTGGAGATTTAGACATCAAGCAAGTTGATCAAATTTTAAGTGGCCCATCAGATCTTGGAACCGATCCAAAAACTGGTGAAAAAGTCTTTTTAAGATTTGGCCCTTATGGACCTTACGTACAATTGGGAAATAATGATCAAGATAAAGCTAAACCAAGAAGAGCTTCATTACCCAAAGAATTGAAAACTGATGATCTAACTCTTGATGAGGCTCTAGTTCTTTTAAGTTTGCCTAGATTGTTAGGAGTTCATCCTGAAGGCGGTGTCGTTGAGGCTGACAGAGGAAGATTTGGACCTTATATTAAATGGATTAAAAATGAAAATGAATCTGAAAACAGATCATTAAAGAAAGAGGATGATGTCTTTACAGTTGATATAAAACGAGCATTAGAAATTCTTGCGATGCCAAAAATGGGTAGAGGAGGTCAAGAGGTACTTAAAGATTTTGGCAAGCCGAAAGAATTTAAAGAAAAAATCCAAATATTAAATGGAAGATATGGGGTCTATTTAAAATGTGGCAAAACTAATGTTTCGATTGCCAAAGATACTGACTTAGAAAAATTCTCCATAGATGATGCTTTATTTCTTTTAGAAGAAAAACTAAAAGATAAAAAAGGATCTATTTCAAAAAAAACAAAAATAAGAAATAAAAAAACCACTAGGAAAAAGAAAAGTTAGAAAAGAATATGATTTTAAAAAAAAATGAATTTTTTTTATTAATTTTTTTAATTTTATTGCAATCATGCTCTGGAGGGAGGATTGGAAATTTTCTTGAAAGTAGTTTTAATGATTTAGAAAAAATAAGCCAAAATGAAGATTTACAAAAAAATTTAGGCAATAAACAACTTGTAGTAAAAGAAAACAAAAAAATTGATCAGAAAAAAAATAAAAAAATCAAAAAAGTAGAAAAGCCAAAAAATGTTATAGAAAATAAAAAGGATATAGATTTAGAAACAGAAAATAAAGAAATTGATCAGAAAAAAAATAAAAAAATCAAAAAAGTAGAAAAGCCAAAAAATAATCTAGAAAATAAAAATGATATAAATTTAGAAAATATATCAAAACAAAAAAATAACAAAATTAAGAATTCTTCAAGAAAAAGAAAAATTGAGCTTCAATCCTACAAAATAATATTCATCTTGAAAGATATAGATCCAAAAGATCTTACGGAAGAGTTAAGTTCCATATTAAGTAATTCTGAGGTAAATTTTGAAATAGAAAAGATTGAACGTATCTTAGATTCAAAAAATAAAAGTATTAATAAAAATTAATTAAAAATATTCAACAAAAAATGAAAATAACAACAAAAACTGAAGCATTAAATATTGTCGAGACCTCATATTTAGCATCTCTTTCGTCTTTATTATGGGTTGCACTATATTATTTGCCAATTGGGGGAGCTTTATTAAGGTTGATTTTACCCCTCCCAATGATCATATTGCAATTGAGAAGAGGAACTAAAACTGCCTTGGAAGGACTCCTAATACAATTTCTACTTTTATTCATAATTATGGGTCCTGTTAGAGGAACTTTATTTTTATTTCCTTATGGCATCTTGGCTTTTTGGTTGGGCTGGTGTTGGTTTAAAGAAAAGAGTTGGAAAATTAGTTTAACTGTAGGAGTTATTATTGGAACTCTAGGCTTCTTCCTCCGAGTAATAGCATTATCTACGTTGGTTGGCGATAATCTTTGGGTGTTAATTACTAGAGCGAGTTATGGTCTAATAGAAAAGTTCATTGGATTATTAGATTTACCTTTTTCTCCATCAATTTTGAGTATCCAATTAGGTGCAATTTTATTAATAATTTTTCAAGAAATAGTTTATGTTTTAACGGTACATGTAGTTGCCTATTCTCTGTTCCCAAGATTTAAATTAACTATCCCAGATCCTCCAAGATTATTAAATAACTTAGTTGATTTCAATAATTGAAAAAAATAAGAATGTATAGTAAACAATTAGGGATAAATTTTTTTGGTAATGAATCCAATCAAGAAAGACAACTTAATAGGATAGAAATACTGAAAAAGGATATAAATAATTTCAAAATATTTCTTGTAATTGCAGGCACTAATACATCTCAAATTTCAGGAATTTCCGCTGCAGGTATTAATGCAAAATCAAGGAGAATAACTGCGCTCGCAGATGCCGAATTTTTGCTTAAGGGTGCTTCAAAAGATCATAAATATAAATTGCCTCTCCTCAATGCAGGAGTAACTCCTGCCCTAATAAGTCATGTTTGTTCAAAGCTTATAAATATTTATCCAGATATTGTTCCTCTTGGAATAGGAGTAAAGCCTTATTTTAATCATTTGGTTGTAGAAGATAGAGATTTGGGACCATCAAATTGTCTTACTACTGGTAAATCCATGCCCAAAGAGAGAGTTATAAATCTCTATGAAAGAGGTCTTGCGATAGGGAAATCCACAAAACAACCCATCTTAATTTCTGAATCTGTACCAGGGGGCACCACAACTGCTCAGGCAGTAATGGAAGCTTTTGGTTTGCAGGTGTCTGATTTAGTAGGGAGTAGTTTATTTAAAGCTCCAAGAGAACTAAGAAGAAAAGTAGTTCAGAAAGGACTTTTAAATGCAAATCTCAAGACTAATTTTGACTCTTTTGATGTTGTCGCATCAGTGGGAGACCCTTTCCAAGCTTTCTCAATGGGTTTATTAATTGGTGCTAGATTAGCAAAACAACCTGTAATATTGTCTGGTGGAAGTCAAATGATGGCTGTCATTTTGCTTGTATTAGAATTCTTAGGTGCAAAAAATAAAGATGACTTTATTGAGGATGTTTTTATTGCGACAACTGGCTGGCTTATAAAAGATAATTCTCTAAATGATTTATTAAATTTAATTAATGAGAAATACGATATCAAATTATTAGGTTTAGCAAGCCCTTTAAATTTTAAATCGTCTATATATAAAGAATTGCAGGATTATGAAATAGGCCATGTCAAAGAAGGTGTAGGTGCTGGTGGAATATCAATACTTGCATTTTTGAATGGGTTTAAAAATCACGAAATAGTTTCATTGTGTCAACAAAATCTGGAAATGATGAAGGGTCTAGGTCAAATTTCTTTAGAGAAGGATTGCTGAATGTTTTCAAAATTTGCAACCAGAAGAGAATTTTTAAATTGTGGTAAGCTTTCGCTTTTATTTCTATTAAACTCTTGCAGTAATATTCCTAATAAAGTAAAGATTGCACTCCAAAATTCTTTTTATCCACAATCTTTTAAAGATACGATTCCAAAAGATTGGAAGCAGGAAAAATTTAATTTTGAAAGTATCCAGCTACAAAAAAATAGAAACATAATTTTCAATTCTGACTTTACTTTAATAAACGATGGATGGATTACTAGTTTAGATTTTGCTGAATTTGAAAAAATAAATGAATATCCACTGATCGAAAATTTGGATAAGAGATCGATAGATTTTTTAGGAAGTTTTAATCAAAATCAAAGAAGTAAACTATTTCCTATTGGCTTAGTACCTTATACAATTATCATTAAAAATAATAGAGAATTAATAAATGCAGCTAGAAATTCTTGGGATTTCCTTCTTTCTAAAAAATTAACTGGAAAAATAATTTTTCCAGAAAGTCCCAGAATAATATTGTCAATTGCTAACAAAATAAATTCATTTAATTCTTTAAAAAAACTTAAAAGCCAAGCAATGTTATTTGATGATAAAAATATGCTCAATTGGTTGCTTAATTCTCATGCTTGTGTCGCAATAGTTCCTTATAGTCTTTGCTCAAAATATTTAAAAATAGATCCAAGACTTTCTTTGGTTTTCCCAAATCAAGGTGTACCTTTGATGTGGCATTTTCTACTTAGTCGATCAAATCTAAATAATGAAATATTAATTAAATGGATTAAATCTTTAGAAAATAAATCAATAGTAGATAAATTAGTAAGTCAAGGTTGGTATCTACCATTCAATAGTGATTATTTGCAAAGTAAATATAACTCTGAGATAAACACAATATCAGGACCTTCTAAGAAATGTTGGGATAATAGTTGGTCTTTCCCTCTCCTAACAAATGAACAAAAAATTAATCTTGAAAATTCCTGGAATGAATCTTTAACCCCATAATCTTTTTTTAGGAGTTTCAATTAATAAGTTATTGGTTTCCTTTAATAAATTTGGTATGTCTAATTTACTAGGACATTTAGGAACACATTCATTACACTCTTGACAAAATGAGGCATTTTTTTCTTCCCACCAGTGGCCAGCTTTTCCTATTAAATTGTATCTTTCTTTTGAAAATTCTAATTGGCCATAACCAATAGATATATTCCTTAAACGAAGTATTTCTGGAATAGGTATTTCATTTGGGCATGGCACACAACATCTGCATTGTTCACATTTTGTTGAGCTTAATCTTTCGTTAGCCACTTCCTCAATTTTATTGAGGGCAATTATTTCAGGTGTTGTGAGCCTCTCGGAAGAGTTTCTAAGTTTATTAGCAAATTCAAAATCTTTTTTGTTTGTGGCCCCCAAGGACAAAGTTGTAATGCCTTTTGCCAAAAGAAATCGATACGCTAATTCTAATGGATGAAAAGGCTTTGAGGCCTCTAACAAAATATCACTTGGAGAATATAATCTACCGCCTTTATCAGCGGGCGATATTGCTAATACTCCCATACCTTTTTTTATGGCTTGCTCTGCCAAAGTAATTTTAGATTGATCTAAATAATGTAAATGTAGGCTACAAAAACTAAAAACTTCACAGTTAATTGCTTCTTTAATTAGTGAATAACTTCCGTGTGAACTAAAGCCAACTTGATCAACTAGTTCCTTCTCAAGTATCCATGATATGAATTTCTTACCCTCTCCCTCTAGAACCCAAGCTAGATGTTGTTTTAAATTGAGTCCATGAATTGCAAGATTATTAATTTTCTCGCGATTTAAATTTTTAAGAGAATTTTGAAAATTTTTTTTTAAAAAGTTAAAATCACCCTTTGGTAAAACTTTGGTAGTAATCACCCAGTTTTTTTCGGGTATGTTGTCTACTAATGCTAGTTTTTTTATTGAATTTCCAATGAGTGATTCGGCATTACCATAAGAAGGTGCTGTTTCTATGTGGTTAATTCCTACATAATATGCATTTTTTATTATGCTATACATTTTTTCTAGACTCTCAGTTGCTCGCATTGTCCCTAAAGTGAATAAGCTCACTTTCGCCCCTCTACCAAATGATCTTTTTTGTGAATTAATAATCATCTAAATATGATCAATTTCTTTTTATTTACTCTTTAATTTATTTATAGTTGAAAATGATTTAAAGTAAATTAAAGTAAATACAAAATTTTGCAAAAATATTTTTTTTAAATCTATGTTCACAGGAATAATTCAATCAATTGGAAAACTAAAACAAGAAAAAAATATTTTAGAAATTGAAATTTTAGATAACTTATTTGATATGGCAATCGGAGATAGCATAGCTGTTGATGGGATTTGTTTGACAGTTAAAGAGATTTTTCAAAATAAATTTACTGTTGATGTTAGTGAGGAAACATTAAAAAAAACAACTTTAGGAGTAAAGTCGAACCTTAATCAGATTGTTAATTTGGAGCCCGCTCTTAGGGTATCTGATCGTCTAGGAGGGCATATAGTCAGTGGACATGTTGATGGCCTTGGAACAGTTGAGAATATAGAAAAATTAGAGAA
The window above is part of the Prochlorococcus marinus CUG1415 genome. Proteins encoded here:
- a CDS encoding riboflavin synthase, translated to MFTGIIQSIGKLKQEKNILEIEILDNLFDMAIGDSIAVDGICLTVKEIFQNKFTVDVSEETLKKTTLGVKSNLNQIVNLEPALRVSDRLGGHIVSGHVDGLGTVENIEKLEKSWLLSIKWKNNNFSKYVVNKGSICVNGISLTIAKYEQEGEIFTIAIIPHTWHNTNLNKLNVGESVNLEADALIKYVEKLLLFNKNSKEDFSSNNISLEWLKENGW
- a CDS encoding aldo/keto reductase, translating into MIINSQKRSFGRGAKVSLFTLGTMRATESLEKMYSIIKNAYYVGINHIETAPSYGNAESLIGNSIKKLALVDNIPEKNWVITTKVLPKGDFNFLKKNFQNSLKNLNREKINNLAIHGLNLKQHLAWVLEGEGKKFISWILEKELVDQVGFSSHGSYSLIKEAINCEVFSFCSLHLHYLDQSKITLAEQAIKKGMGVLAISPADKGGRLYSPSDILLEASKPFHPLELAYRFLLAKGITTLSLGATNKKDFEFANKLRNSSERLTTPEIIALNKIEEVANERLSSTKCEQCRCCVPCPNEIPIPEILRLRNISIGYGQLEFSKERYNLIGKAGHWWEEKNASFCQECNECVPKCPSKLDIPNLLKETNNLLIETPKKRLWG
- the topA gene encoding type I DNA topoisomerase gives rise to the protein MDHTLVIVESPTKAKTIRKFLPSNYEVLASMGHVRDLPKGAAEIPAAVKKEKWSRIGVNTTEDFEPLYIVPKDKKKVVKELKDALKGATQLLLATDEDREGESISWHLLQILNPKIPTKRMVFHEITKKAIKKALDQTREIDMELVQAQETRRILDRLFGYELSPLLWKKVAPRLSAGRVQSVSVRLLVRRERERRSFKKASYWGIKASLVKDNVTFETKLFSLNGQRICNGSDFDEQTGKLKQGNKSLIIEEEKVNDLLKTFSSEDWLVSKIEKKPSTRKPVPPFTTSTLQQEANRKLRLSARETMRCAQGLYERGFITYMRTDSVHLSEQATRAARECVSTMYGKEYLSDSPRQFNSTARNAQEAHEAIRPAGEVFKTPKETNLTGRDLSLYDLIWKRTVASQMAEARLTMINAEISVGDGLFKSSGKSIDFAGFFRAYVEGSDDPSSSLEQQEIILPNLITGTCLEVTNQESTFHETKPPARYTEAALVKVLEKEGIGRPSTYASIIGTIVDRGYANISSNTLAPTFTAFAVTALLEEHFPDLVDTTFTAKMESSLDEISSGNLEWLPYLETFYKGKNGLEVKVQKTEGDIDGKAYRQVDFEDLPCVVRIGSNGPWLEGTKIDESGNEIQAKGNLPMDITPGDLDIKQVDQILSGPSDLGTDPKTGEKVFLRFGPYGPYVQLGNNDQDKAKPRRASLPKELKTDDLTLDEALVLLSLPRLLGVHPEGGVVEADRGRFGPYIKWIKNENESENRSLKKEDDVFTVDIKRALEILAMPKMGRGGQEVLKDFGKPKEFKEKIQILNGRYGVYLKCGKTNVSIAKDTDLEKFSIDDALFLLEEKLKDKKGSISKKTKIRNKKTTRKKKS
- a CDS encoding ABC transporter ATP-binding protein; its protein translation is MPKKVATLERISKTYGKGDLTVKALDSINLEIFKGDYLAVMGASGSGKSTAMNIIGCLDRPSEGIYKLNGIPVENLSDDELAEIRNQKLGFVFQQFHLLSDATALENVILPMIYAGIAPEQRIERGKNALKQVGLAERMNNRPNQLSGGQQQRVAIARAMINKPAILLADEPTGALDSTTTEDVLDLFDKLHESGITIVLVTHEDEVANRAKKIAKFKDGKIVELKVN
- a CDS encoding nicotinate-nucleotide--dimethylbenzimidazole phosphoribosyltransferase, with protein sequence MYSKQLGINFFGNESNQERQLNRIEILKKDINNFKIFLVIAGTNTSQISGISAAGINAKSRRITALADAEFLLKGASKDHKYKLPLLNAGVTPALISHVCSKLINIYPDIVPLGIGVKPYFNHLVVEDRDLGPSNCLTTGKSMPKERVINLYERGLAIGKSTKQPILISESVPGGTTTAQAVMEAFGLQVSDLVGSSLFKAPRELRRKVVQKGLLNANLKTNFDSFDVVASVGDPFQAFSMGLLIGARLAKQPVILSGGSQMMAVILLVLEFLGAKNKDDFIEDVFIATTGWLIKDNSLNDLLNLINEKYDIKLLGLASPLNFKSSIYKELQDYEIGHVKEGVGAGGISILAFLNGFKNHEIVSLCQQNLEMMKGLGQISLEKDC
- a CDS encoding DUF2232 domain-containing protein, which encodes MKITTKTEALNIVETSYLASLSSLLWVALYYLPIGGALLRLILPLPMIILQLRRGTKTALEGLLIQFLLLFIIMGPVRGTLFLFPYGILAFWLGWCWFKEKSWKISLTVGVIIGTLGFFLRVIALSTLVGDNLWVLITRASYGLIEKFIGLLDLPFSPSILSIQLGAILLIIFQEIVYVLTVHVVAYSLFPRFKLTIPDPPRLLNNLVDFNN
- a CDS encoding NAD(P)H-quinone oxidoreductase subunit N, translating into MPNEIFTINLNAQAIIPEAFILLGIVGTLLVDLAGEKTASKWAPIICYLSIGSSLFSLALQWSNPVNSAFLGSFNSDNLAIAFRAIISLSTLVSLLISWRYTEQSGSPIGEFAAIILSATLGAMLLCGSTDLISVFISLETLSVASYLLSGYLKRDPRSSEAALKYLLVGSAAAAVYLYGSSFLYGLSGSTNLEIIGLEIINKPSFITSLALVFVLSTVAFKIAAVPFHQWTPDVYEGSPTPVVAFLSVGSKTAGFAFAIRILSTTFSSFDEEWKLLFTILAILSMALGNVVALAQTSMKRMLAYSSIGQAGFVMIGIVSGTQDGLSASVLYLAAYLFMNLGAFSCVILFSLRTGSDRIIDYSGLYQKDPLITLGLSLCLLSLGGLPPMLGFFGKIYLFFAGWANHQYLLVIVGLVTSVISIYYYISVIKMMVVKEPQEASEIVKSYPETNWEVVGLPPLRIALYTCVGVTALGGILSNPLFKLANTAVSETPFLQDIIAITNNIS